GCATCAACAAGATTCTGCAGTTCATCACCTACCTGCTGGTGCCCGCCGGTCTGCTCACCATCTACACCCAGCTGTTCACCACCCACGCCGACTGGCACGACGCGGTGCTGCGCATGGTGGGCGCCCTGGTGCCGATGGTGCCCGAAGGTCTGGTGCTGATGACCTCGATCGCGTTCGCGGTCGGCGTGGTGCGGCTGGGCCGGCGCCAGTGCCTGGTCAATGAGCTGCCCGCGATCGAGGGTCTGGCCCGCGTCGATGTGGTGTGTGCCGACAAGACCGGCACGCTGACCGAAAACGGTATGCGGGTCAGCGATTTGAAGTCCTTCACCGCAGATGACGTCGCCCAGGTGCTGGCGCAGCTGGCCGCCGATGACGCGCGGCCCAACGCCAGCATGGTGGCCATCGCAGAGGCCTACAAGATGCCGCCGGGCTGGACGGCCACCGCGACCGCGCCGTTCAAGTCGGCCACCAAGTGGAGTGGCGCGTCCTACGGGGAGCACGGCAACTGGGTGATCGGCGCCCCGGATGTGTTGCTGGACTCCAGCTCGCCGGTGGCCGAGCAGGCCGAGGAGATCGGCGCCAAGGGCCTGCGGGTGCTGCTGGTCGGGTCGTCCGATCTGGCGGTCGACGCCCCGCAGGCCCCGGGGACCGTCACTCCCGTCGCACTGGTGGTGCTCGAGCAGCGGATCCGGCCCGACGCCGGTGACACCCTTGATTACTTTGCTTCCCAGCATGTTTCGGTGAAGGTGATCTCCGGGGACAACGCCGTGTCGGTGGGCGCGGTGGCCGGCAAGCTCGGACTGCACGGCGAGACGATGGACGCCCGGCAGCTGCCCCACGAGCCGGATCAGCTGGCCGACGCGCTGGAGGAGTACACCACGTTCGGCCGGGTGCGTCCGGATCAGAAGCGGGCCATGGTGCATGCCCTGCAGTCGCGCGGGCACACCGTGGCCATGACCGGGGACGGCGTCAACGACGTGCTGGCCCTCAAAGACGCCGACATCGGTGTCGCGATGGGGTCGGGCAGTTCGGCCTCGCGTGCGGTGGCACAGATCGTGTTGCTGGACAACAAGTTCGCCACGCTGCCCTATGTGGTCGGCGAGGGCCGCCGGGTGATCGGCAACATCGAGCGGGTCTCGAACCTGTTCCTCACCAAAACCGTGTACTCGGTGCTGCTGGCCATCCTGGTCGGGCTGGCCGGACTGTCCGCTGAATTGTTCGACACCGACCCGCTGTTGTTCCCGTTCCAGCCGATCCACGTCACCATCGCGGCCTGGTTCACCATCGGCATCCCGGCCTTCATCCTGTCGTTGGCCCCGAACAACGAGCGGGCCCACTCCGGTTTCGTGCGCCGGGTGATGACGGCGGCGCTGCCCTCGGGCCTGGTGGTGGGCACCGTCACCTTCGTCTCCTACCTGGTGGCCTATCAGGGCCGGGAAGCCAGCGCGGTGGAGCAGACCCAGGCCTCGACGGCGGCACTGATCACGTTGCTGGTGTCCTCACTGTGGGTGCTGTCGGTGGTGACCCGGCCATATGAGTGGTGGCGCGTGGCGCTGGTCGCGATCTCGGGTCTGGCCTATGTGCTGATCTTCTGTTTGCCACTGGCTCAGCGGCTGTTCATGCTGGATCCGTCGAATCTCAAGGTCACCGGCATCGCGCTGGGCATCGGCCTGGTCGGGGCCGGGTTGATCGAGGTGCTGTGGTGGGTCCAGGGCATGGTGCTGGGGGAGAAGCGCCGGTTGTGGAGATAGCTGGCAGCGAGGACAATGTGCGAGGTTCGGTTGAACACCGAGAAATGTCGAGAAGATAGGGTGGGAAAATGGGATTCCTGGACAAGGCCAAGGACCTTCTGTCTCAGAACGCGGACAAGGTAGAGCAGGCCATCGACAAGGCCGGCGACATCGTCGACGAGAAGACGCAGGGCAAGTACTCCGGCGCGGTCGACAAGGCACAGGAAGCGGCGAAGAACGCCATCAACAAGGAAGAACCGCAGCAGTAACTTATGGCTAAATTGTCTGTCTCCGTCGATGTTCCATTGCCGCCGGAGAAGGCGTGGGAGTACGCCTCTGATCTGTCCCGGTACGACGAGTGGCTCAGCATCCACCGCGCCTGGCGGTCGAAGTTGCCCGAGACCCTGGAAAAGGGCACGGTCATCGACTCGATCGTCGAAGTCAAGGGCATGCTGAACCGTGTGAAGTGGACGCTGGTGAATTACAAGCCACCGCAGTCCCTGACCCTCAACGGCGATGGCCGTGGCGGGGTAAAGGTCAAGCTGATCGGAAAGATCGCTCCGGCCCAGGTTGACGGCGGCGAGGGCGCGAAAGTGTCCTTCGACGTGCATCTAGGAGGGCCTGCCCTGTTCGGGCCGATCGGCATGGTGGTCGCGGCCGCGCTCAAGGGCGATATCCAGCAGTCGCTGAACAAGTTCAAGGCGCTCTACGCGTCGTCGTAGTTTCTCGTGCGAGCAGTCCCCGCGAGCCTCGCGTTCGCCGGGGACTGTTCGGCGTCAGAGGGTGAGTAGCACCCAGATCGCCGCGATCGAGCCCAGAACCGCTGTGCCGTAACTGCACACCGCGATCACTCGATCGAAGCGGCCCAATTTCAGGCCGTGTTCGAGCATGAAGCGGAACCGGTGCGCCCAGTGGAACAACCCGAGCACGAAGATGCCGGCCAGCACGATCCTGGTCAGCGGATTGCGCGCCAGCGCGAGTAGATGTGCCGGATCAGGTGCGTCGAGCAGGCCGAGCGGGAACACGACGCCGAACAGCAGCATCAGCACCGGCAGCGTCAGCGCCGTCACCATGCCGCCGGCCGAGAACAACAGCCAGAAGAACGGTTCCGGCGTCCTACGGGCCGGCGCACTCACGTCAGCACCACCCATGCGATCACCGCCGAGACAACGAGCCATGCCACGTAATGCCCGGCGAGCACCGCGTCCGCGGGCACCCGCCGGCCCCGCAGGTGCACGACCATCGCGCGAGGGGCCAGGCCGAACCAGGTCACGGTGTGCAACAACAGGAAAGCCAGTACCACCAGGTTCAGCGCGATCACCAGCGGATGCCTGCTGAAGTTCTGAAACCAGTCGTAGTGCCCGCTGCCGAGCGCCCAGACCAGCAATCCCAGGTACACCACCGACCAGGCCACGGCCTCGCAGCTGGCCTCGCGCAGCATGTACCGCAGGTAGGAACCTCGTTTGAGCCACCACAGGAGCGGGACGGGCTGTCGATAGGTCGTCATCGCGCGGCCCTCGGCAGCAGCAGGCTCTTCGCGGAATGTGTTGCCGCCGTGAGCTTGTAGCGCTGGATCGCGCCGGCCGGATCGACCCCCTTCGGGCAGGCCACCGAGCACTCGCCGACATAGGTGCAGGCCCACGCCCCGTCGGCGGCGGCCAGCACGTCGCGACGGTCCTCGGCCCCTTCGTCGCGGGAGTCCAGGTTGTACCGCTGGGCCAACGCGATCGCCGCCGGCCCGAGGAAGTCTGGATCCAGTGCATAGACAGGGCACGCCGAGTAGCACAGCATGCAGTTGATGCACATGCTGAACTGCTTGAACTCCTCCAGTTCGGCTGGCGTTTGGCGGTATTCGCCGTCCTCCGGCGCAGCGTCGTCGTCGCGGATGATCCACGGTTTGACCCGGGGGAGTTTGGTCATGAAGTCGCTGATGTCGACGACGAGATCGCGGATCACCGGGAAGTTGCGCATCGGCTCGATCCGCACCGGCCCCGGCAGGTAGTCGACGAGGAAGGTGGCGCACGCGAGCTTCGGGTCACCGTTGACCGTCATGCCGCAGCTGCCGCAGATCCCCATCCGGCACGACCACCGGAAACTCAGCGTGCCGTCGAGCCGGTCCTTGATGTAGTTCAGTCCGTCCAGAACCGCCCATTCCCGGGTGAGCGGAACGTCGTAGGACTGGAACACCGGCTCGCTGTCGGTTTCTGGTCGATACCGGGCCACTTCCATGACAATTCGGTCTGCCATCTCATCTCCCGTATACCCGTTCGCCCGGTGGCCAGCGGGTGATCGTGACCGGAAGGTGGTCGATCCGCGCTGAGCCGTCAGGCTCTCGATAGGCCATGGTGTGAGCGAGGAACTCTGCGTCGTCGCGGTTGGGGAAGTCGGTCCGTTGGTGTGCCCCACGGGATTCGGTGCGGTGAGAGGCCGATTCGATGATGGTCTGGGCGATGTCGAGCATCCCGGAGAGCTCCAGGAATGCCAGCAACTCGGTGTTGAAGGTGTGGCTGTGATCGTCGATCCCGGCGTTGGCGAAGCGCTCCTGCAACTCTCGCACCTGCTCGCCCGCCTTGGTCAAGGCGGGCCCGTCGCGGTAGATGCCTGCCGCCGTCTCCAGCACGCTCTGCATGTCGGTACGGATATCGGCGATGCGCTCACCACCGCGTTCGGTGCGCCGGCTCAGGTCCTGCTCGAGGCGTTGTTCCTCGGCGCGCGCCTGCGTCTGAACCGAAGCGGACGCGGAACCGGCCCGGGACACGTACTCGGCCGCGGCGTATCCGGCGCGGGCCCCGAACACCAGCAGCTCGGGCAGTGAGTTCGAACCCAGCCGGTTGGCGCCGTTGATGCTGACGCATGCGGTCTCACCGGCCGCGTACAGCCCGGGAAGTGGAGTGGCGCCGGTGATATCGGTGTGGACTCCGCCCATCATGTAGTGCACGACGGGACGCACCGGCACCAGTTCGGACACCGGGTCGATGTGCTGATAATCGCGGCACAGTTCCCGCACGAAGGGCAGCTTGGCGTCGATGAGCTTGGCTCCCAGGTGTCGCAGGTCCAGGTAAACCACTGGACCGTAAGGTGTTTCGTCGGTGCGGCCCTTGTCCAGCTCATGGACGAATGCCTGTGACAACCGGTCTCGTGGGCCGAGCTCCATGCTGCGCAACTTGGGCTCGGGCGTGGGCGTGCCCAGGTCGTAATCCTGCAGGTACCGGTAGCCGTCCTTGTTGAGCAGCCAACCTCCTTCCGCGCGGGCGGCCTCGGTGATCAGAATCCCGGTGAACGGCAGCCCGGTCGGGTGGTACTGCACGAATTCCATGTCCTTGAGCGGTGCACCGGCCCGAAACGCCAATGCCATCCCGTCCCCGGTCTTGATGTTGGCGTTGGTGGTGAACGGGAACACGCGGCCGCACCCGCCGGTACACATGATCACCGCATCGGCCAGGATCGTCTCGATCCGTCCGGTGGCCAGCTCGATCGCGACCAGGCCACGAACCGCGCCGTCGTCGACAAGCAGTGTGGTGGCGAACCATTCGTCGTAGCGGGCGATGCCGGGATAGGAGAGCACCCGCTGGAACAAGGTGTGCAGCAGGTGGAATCCGGTCTTGTCGGCGGCGAACCAGGTGCGCAGCTTCTTCATACCGCCGAAGGCGCGAACGGCGATGTGCCCGTCCGGGGTACGGCTCCACGGGCAGCCCCAGTGCTCGAGCTGCATGAGCTCACGGGGCGCCTCGGCGACGAACGCCTCGACGGCGTCCTGATCGCAGAGCCAGTCCCCACCGGAAATCGTGTCGTAGGCGTGTTCGTCGATGCTGTCGTCTGCCCCGGCCACGGCGGCCGCACCGCCTTCGGCGGATACGGTGTGGCTGCGCATCGGATAGACCTTCGACACGATCGCCACGGACAAGCGCGGGTCGGCTTCGGAGATGGCGATCGCGGCGCGCAGACCGGCGCCGCCCC
Above is a window of Mycolicibacterium boenickei DNA encoding:
- a CDS encoding fumarate reductase subunit C (part of four member fumarate reductase enzyme complex FrdABCD which catalyzes the reduction of fumarate to succinate during anaerobic respiration; FrdCD are the membrane components which interact with quinone and are involved in electron transfer; FrdAB are the catalytic subcomplex consisting of a flavoprotein subunit and an iron-sulfur subunit, respectively; the catalytic subunits are similar to succinate dehydrogenase SdhAB), whose translation is MTTYRQPVPLLWWLKRGSYLRYMLREASCEAVAWSVVYLGLLVWALGSGHYDWFQNFSRHPLVIALNLVVLAFLLLHTVTWFGLAPRAMVVHLRGRRVPADAVLAGHYVAWLVVSAVIAWVVLT
- the frdD gene encoding fumarate reductase subunit FrdD — translated: MSAPARRTPEPFFWLLFSAGGMVTALTLPVLMLLFGVVFPLGLLDAPDPAHLLALARNPLTRIVLAGIFVLGLFHWAHRFRFMLEHGLKLGRFDRVIAVCSYGTAVLGSIAAIWVLLTL
- a CDS encoding type II toxin-antitoxin system Rv0910 family toxin, with product MAKLSVSVDVPLPPEKAWEYASDLSRYDEWLSIHRAWRSKLPETLEKGTVIDSIVEVKGMLNRVKWTLVNYKPPQSLTLNGDGRGGVKVKLIGKIAPAQVDGGEGAKVSFDVHLGGPALFGPIGMVVAAALKGDIQQSLNKFKALYASS
- a CDS encoding succinate dehydrogenase/fumarate reductase iron-sulfur subunit gives rise to the protein MADRIVMEVARYRPETDSEPVFQSYDVPLTREWAVLDGLNYIKDRLDGTLSFRWSCRMGICGSCGMTVNGDPKLACATFLVDYLPGPVRIEPMRNFPVIRDLVVDISDFMTKLPRVKPWIIRDDDAAPEDGEYRQTPAELEEFKQFSMCINCMLCYSACPVYALDPDFLGPAAIALAQRYNLDSRDEGAEDRRDVLAAADGAWACTYVGECSVACPKGVDPAGAIQRYKLTAATHSAKSLLLPRAAR
- a CDS encoding antitoxin yields the protein MGFLDKAKDLLSQNADKVEQAIDKAGDIVDEKTQGKYSGAVDKAQEAAKNAINKEEPQQ
- a CDS encoding cation-translocating P-type ATPase, which codes for MTTINVTGLTEAEVAQRVAEGKSNDVPTRAARSISDIVRGNVFTRINAILGVLFLIVMSTGSVINGAFGLLIIANSAIGIIQEIRAKQTLDKLAIVGQAKPTVRRESGSRAVLPSEVVLDDIIELGPGDQIVVDGEIIEESNLEVDESLLTGEADPIVKGVGEAVMSGSFVVAGSGAYRATKVGHEAYAAKLAEEASKFTLVKSELRNGINKILQFITYLLVPAGLLTIYTQLFTTHADWHDAVLRMVGALVPMVPEGLVLMTSIAFAVGVVRLGRRQCLVNELPAIEGLARVDVVCADKTGTLTENGMRVSDLKSFTADDVAQVLAQLAADDARPNASMVAIAEAYKMPPGWTATATAPFKSATKWSGASYGEHGNWVIGAPDVLLDSSSPVAEQAEEIGAKGLRVLLVGSSDLAVDAPQAPGTVTPVALVVLEQRIRPDAGDTLDYFASQHVSVKVISGDNAVSVGAVAGKLGLHGETMDARQLPHEPDQLADALEEYTTFGRVRPDQKRAMVHALQSRGHTVAMTGDGVNDVLALKDADIGVAMGSGSSASRAVAQIVLLDNKFATLPYVVGEGRRVIGNIERVSNLFLTKTVYSVLLAILVGLAGLSAELFDTDPLLFPFQPIHVTIAAWFTIGIPAFILSLAPNNERAHSGFVRRVMTAALPSGLVVGTVTFVSYLVAYQGREASAVEQTQASTAALITLLVSSLWVLSVVTRPYEWWRVALVAISGLAYVLIFCLPLAQRLFMLDPSNLKVTGIALGIGLVGAGLIEVLWWVQGMVLGEKRRLWR
- the frdA gene encoding fumarate reductase (quinol) flavoprotein subunit, which codes for MTASHDIVVIGGGGAGLRAAIAISEADPRLSVAIVSKVYPMRSHTVSAEGGAAAVAGADDSIDEHAYDTISGGDWLCDQDAVEAFVAEAPRELMQLEHWGCPWSRTPDGHIAVRAFGGMKKLRTWFAADKTGFHLLHTLFQRVLSYPGIARYDEWFATTLLVDDGAVRGLVAIELATGRIETILADAVIMCTGGCGRVFPFTTNANIKTGDGMALAFRAGAPLKDMEFVQYHPTGLPFTGILITEAARAEGGWLLNKDGYRYLQDYDLGTPTPEPKLRSMELGPRDRLSQAFVHELDKGRTDETPYGPVVYLDLRHLGAKLIDAKLPFVRELCRDYQHIDPVSELVPVRPVVHYMMGGVHTDITGATPLPGLYAAGETACVSINGANRLGSNSLPELLVFGARAGYAAAEYVSRAGSASASVQTQARAEEQRLEQDLSRRTERGGERIADIRTDMQSVLETAAGIYRDGPALTKAGEQVRELQERFANAGIDDHSHTFNTELLAFLELSGMLDIAQTIIESASHRTESRGAHQRTDFPNRDDAEFLAHTMAYREPDGSARIDHLPVTITRWPPGERVYGR